TCCTCGGGCTTTTAAACTGCAGACGTTCTTACGAACGATGTTTCGCGgatgaacaaaaattaatttgatgaGTCACGATCGGAGATTGATGGGAACCTGGAAATTTCCAAGTAGATTGCCGCTTGTTGTTCACATGTTGCGCTGATTATGCATGCAAGGGCAAACTACAGATTAATTGCTCGGAAAACAAAGACAGaacgcgaaattatttttagctGGCAGGCGCCACGTCCTTGCGTAAATTATAGTTTATTCTACCGAACGATCGTCAATTAATTCCTTTGCATCAATTTCCAATGAATTATTCTCagataagaaatgaaaaagaaaagaaatcgtaGTAATACGTAGGTAATTAAGGAACGAGCaaagtaatttctatttatcgatCTCGAGATATCGGCGAAGGAAGTAGTAAGATTCTGacaattaatatgtaaatgatcTTATGTTATGTAGATGTAAATTATGATATTCTTATATGCGTTGTGTGGTTTCTGTTTCGCAGTATCTTATAAAAGTGAACGAGAtcaaaacgaagaaaggaattGAACTGCTTCAGCATCTAGTCGAATATTACCATGCACAAACCAAGTAAGTAATATGAATTgtgtaaatttaaaatctaaatttaaaatctttgaaaatcaactagaaaagaaaattagataGCCTTTTACGTTTTACGTCGTTTCTGCATTTTACAGTTACTTTCAAGACGGCCTAAAAACCATCGAACACTTTGGCTCTTACGTGGCGGACCTGAGCgtgaaattacaaaagatCAGGCAAACGCAAGACGAGGAGAGAAGGCGGCTGACAGAACTGAGGAATCTCCTTAGAAGCTCAGGTTGCGACAAAGAGGTAAATTAGCCAATTTCCATAGGATATTCGCGTATCCTGTTGGTTCATCGAGAtagcaatatatataaatgtttaatgtaTCGTTATCAACAATAGTCATGTATCATTACACGATTTCCAGTTGAACGTAAACGCGAATGCAGGATATTCGCTTCATCAGCTGCAAGGAGATAAGCAACACGGCGTTACCAGGTCCGGGCATCTTCTGAAGAAAAGCGAAGGAAAAATGAGGAGAGTTTGGCAAAAGAGACGTTGCGCGGTTCAAGCCGAAGGCTATCTAGATATCTGTCACGCGGACGAGAATAAACCACCAACGAGAGTGAATTTATTAACCTGTCAAATCAAGCTAGTACCGGATGACAAACGGGGTTTCGATCTCATTAGTTGTAAGTTGAACTGTTAAGCTATCGACGATGAGGTTTCAAGGCGAGATTTCCAACAATCCTAAATAGATATCTAATATGCATAAGCTTTTGGACACCTCGTGTTCAGATATTGTCACacgaataattcaaaatataacgaaatatatttgtacttaTACTTGATTGATATATCTCTGCTTGACGTTCGTTCGTTGCAGACAACAGGACGTATCACTTTCAAGCGGAAGACGAACCAGACCAGAGAGCGTGGATGTCCGTTTTGGTAAACTGCAAAGAACGTGCCCTGCTTCGAGCATTCGACGCCAGCGGCAAGGCAGAGGCTGGCACAGGAAATCCAAGTTTAGTTGAACTTCAACAGGCTGTAATACGATGTGTCATGAGGTTACCTGGAAACGATCAATGCTGCGACTGTTCATCGCAAAAtggtaaattttgtatatagtATCCATGAACACGATTCAGTGATAAtctgtgaaaatataaaactaacGGGGTCCTTGTTTGTTCGATAGATGCTACATGGCTCTCTACAAATTTTGGCATAATCGTATGCATAGAATGTAGTGGAATTCACCGGGACTTAGGAGTGCACATATCCAGAATACAGTCCTTAACGTTAGACAACGTTGGCACTGCTCAGTTACTTCTTGCACGGCACATGACCAATCAGGCGTTTAACGAAGTGATGGAAGCTACATTGCATCATAATCACAAGCCAACACCAACTTCAACGATGTACGTGCGAGCcagatttatttgaatttatatcagtatgaattttcatatagTTTCTCTGTGATTAAACGTGTTTCATTCGTGTGATTTAGGGAAGAAAGATACGAATTTATAAGAGCCAAGTATGTGGATAAGAGATACGTGATGAACACTTGCGCAGATGAACGAGATCTCCTTTCTGATTTGGAACACGCCGTTAATAATCGCGATCTGCAACAGCTTCTACAAGTCTATGCTGAAAATGTGGATTTAGCAGCACCCTTGCCTACCTCGGTACGAttcttttaatcgaattaatgaaaaataaaagatgcgATATAGAACGCTAATTATCtcaagtaaaaatattctgcGCGAAAACGTAGAATGTCAAAAAAAGATAGAacggaatttatttatatttatttacataaaaaaatgagctcatattaaaaatttatcaagccTCGAATACGACGATACAATTgcattaaaatgaataaatctGTCATTCAAAAATCTCTCATAAAAACTTGTTCCAAtcaatgttaataatttcaaaaattataacttGTCAGGACTTATATTGTACGTTGTTTTTCTGTAGGATCTGGGCGAGACGGCTTTACATTTAGCGATCCTACGCGAAATGGGGAACAGTTTGCATATTATAGATTTCCTGGTGCAGAATATGTCGACGGGTGGCATAGATAGGACTACGATCGACGGAGAAACAGCGTTACATCTCTGTGCACGACACGACAGAGCAGAGGCAATGAAGCTGTTACTACGGTCAGGCGCTGATCCAACACACCGAAATAAACAGGATAAAACCCCGCTTGACATTGCTCAGGAAATGGGACACCACACATGTAAAGAACTGGTAACGCATCAAACAATTGCCATCTAATTTGTATAACAATATCGTACGTATGTACACACAATAACAGTTAACTGTTTCATTGTCCTCAGTTGAGTCATGCTCTACAAAGACAGAAAACATTGTTTGATAATGTTAACATCGATTGGAATCTTTCACACGACGAAGGATCTACTGATTTTTCTGACGATGAAACGATAATAGAAGACAGGGTATGTTTAAAGAATAATAAGGCTAGAAGTTATTGAAATCATATGTTTTAACAATTCATGCGCGTTTATTTTAGAATGGCTGTTTAACACCTGAAAAGAAGTCTCGCAGTCGGCCGCCTTCTTATGTAGGCGGTGGTGGTAGTGGTGGTGGTACCGGATCGGGAGATTCACCAGTGACTTTACGTAGTCGAAGTAGCACTTGCGACAGCCTGCAAAGCGGTTCTTCCCCAAGTTCCTCGACAAATAGACAACAAATGCCTCCGCCACCACCACCTCAATCGAGGAAACCTGTTGTTGGTATGATATcgcattaaattaatattgaattagCATTGAATACCGTGCAGATATTGTTGGTTCAGAGAGTCGAGCCAAACAGAATCGATCGTGTGATATTTGCCGTGGTTTCGCGCCGTTCTCTTCTATTTTAATCTATTTCATAGtagtatattgtatatttacacTTTCACCTGCAAATTGTGGATTAAAATCTTATTGCTTTTTCAGTACCTGCTCCCATGGCTCCGGATATATCGGTCAATATTCATGGATCACTGAAGAAGCGTGTAGcgccgccaccaccaccgGCCGGAAGTACAGGTGGTATACCTTCCTCTCATTACGGTACACTACCTTCGTCCGCGTCTTTAGCAGCGTCAACGCATAGCCGTACAACGAGCGAACCGATCTTAGCTGGGCATTCTTTACATACTCTACCACATGCGTTAAATACATTAAACAGTCAGCATCATAAAAGATCGCCCAGTGGAGATTCTTCAACGGGACACGGTGCGTTTGAAAATTCACGCAAACTCCTCTACGAACTGCCGTCTAGTTCGGGTAAATTTGGAACCTTCCCATCCAATCTGTTCCCCAAGTTTATTCGGTTTTCTCTGTTATCGTTAGGTACGGACAAAGTAAACAGCTCGACGCTCCAGAGGCCGAGGAATCCTCCACCTCCAGCCCCATCCGGTATCAATTCGTCGAGATTGAGCAACGGACGTAGCAGCGAATCGTTAAGCTCTATGTGTTCGGATCATGGTTTGGGTAATCCCATTCCGCCTCCACGTAAGGTAAGTTCACATCTTAGATTTAGCtttataaagatttaaagTGACTCACGgaagtattcgaacatttctagaaatgttttatgtatacaGAAGATTTTGAAATCTCTGTAACGGGACACGATTGTCGTGATTATATTGGCATAATTTGAAATAGATAAGGAAATCTATATATAAGAAGTTATAAGGTATTTATTGGAagcatattcataaaaatattctataatatgtAATCGGATACTTTTGCGAGTGACTGTATGTacgaaaatagagaaaataggaaaataggATAGcgggaattttttaaaaaaaaaaaaactataaaaatattgaattaagGAAATCGAggaataacttttttttttattatttttgactATGTATTGCGAGtccattgaaatattatttcacgcTAAGGcgaataatgttttatttgtattttatttggcGCATATCAGACATCGATGCTGGTAGATATCTAATATATCCTTTTAAGGCCatgtgtatgtacatacatccGTTTATACGTGAAAATCGTTCATGTTAATATTAACGTATCATGCTAACTATCGAGATATTAACACAATGTTATTCCTATCACCGCCCTATGTAGTACTTAACCAGATAGCTTCTCCTCGATTCTTGTTTTTAAGAACTTTTGGTACTCTGCATATCATACTAACTACACGTGTACACCCGtgatttaatattcttatttatatacatattatgtcTATCTCTCATTCACGAATCAAATATTCATTACACCTCACCAATGTTGAACCTTTGCAAAGTGATTCACGTTTGTTcctatttttgcataaatcataaatcattaattcatgtcatttcaaaaaataaccagaataaaatatttcaaagtctaatataataaatactaatcttatcaagaaattttgcaatatttaacgACGCcatataaaattgtagtatATCATTAATGAATCAATAAATACTAGTCAAAGaactgaaaattttattaaccaATGTCTATCCTTACAAGGGAAGTTAACAAATGACAATTAGCATAACAAGTAAATCTTTCTTATCAAAGTGTTATTTGGAGATTAAAAAGGCAAACAAGATATTTTCCACGGAAAAAATCGAGACACAtgccctttttcttttcaaaatatcaaattggTGATTAGACACTGCATGTATCTCAAAGACGTGCTTTATGGTTTGTTATTAACCATTGTTGGTACAGCGAAGGGACCGGGCCAGGCTAGAGAGCTACGCTGAGGAGCCTTCATCTTTGCTCCCAAATCTGAATCTGGTAAACATCAGCCATCCCACATTACTGCCTGCTACACTTGAAATGTTTCTTGTCAATCGTATGCAATGCTGTAAAAGACtaatgcaaaaattaaaacatcaGGACAGCAAAAAAAGCTCAATTATAGAAATGGAAAGTTAGCAAATGTCACTTGCtatcattatcatttatttctttgtatatctcgtttattagtttattattattatttgctcagttatatttacatacttacatatatattacgtaCCTTGgtaatattgcatatatatttcaaaaataatacaattcaAACTAGCTTTTCAGGAAAAgcgattttaattgaaataaaaaaaaaaaatgataacgCGAAAGCATTATTGGATGTTCCTTTCAAGTGTAGTAACACTTTGCATGATCAGTCGTGCTATCCGTAACCATCGTTCTTTCATGTCAATGCATTTGGTATTATCTCTTCTACAAACATGATCTCGCTAATTTTTGTTCAATCTGATTCatcataattttgtatcgtgaTCGTACTTACATAGTTTTGACAGTCCTGTTCGATTTCCGGTCGAGTTATTTCATTTCCTGGACTTCTGCTATATTTACGAGTCTAATCATTTCTGgcaataaaatgttttgtGTGATTAGGACACCTGATCGTTAACATGATTCTGCCACCAAACATCCATGCTTTCCCGATCCTAATTGTGAATGTAACATTTACGTTAATTGAAACTCCTGGGACTGTGTGTGCTTTAGAACTTAATTTGCGCATGAAATTGTCCCGAATTTGTGTTTGATAATAGCACTTGAACGCACTGAACCCGTTAAGTTAttctaacgtaatattacCCTCGTAAGCTTGCAAAGTGGACGAAATTAGCGGCAAGGTTAATGGCCACGATCTTACATAGTACAGAAGCCATGCCATAATCATCTACCACTTTGTTACTAACAATCatattaatagcttaaatttgacaattgtaaattatttgtaacagGCATGAAATTTATGTGTATTATTGGAAATTCTAGTTCACTAAAGATAAAACATTTGGCAAACAGCAATAAGCAAACTATAGAGAGATTAGATTTAAGaatatcatatttcatattcgaaagaatgtaaatattgtataattattttttatttacatcatgtaattagaaatttgtataataattatttctagcAAAGAAACATAATTAAGAGGTGCATTAGttatacttatataattagatagtacttaaattatattataattttattataaaagagctgtattatctttataaatttacagaCAGACATATCACAACACATTGCGTACAGCTAAGAAATGTGCTgcttttctattttgttttattaaatgctATTTGCTTGCTACATTTCAGATAATTGAATCTGAACATAATACAGCTTATATTTTGCAACAGACATTCCTGCAAAGGAATCGTGAAATGTACTTGCTAAGTGCCTGCGAAAATTTAAGATAGTTTCAGTCCATTGTAATGCAGCTTCAGTATGTTGCAATGAAAGCATTTTGCATGTCAAAATGCAAACCGAAGAGCAGAGGAATTATTGATCAGTAAAAGTAGATTGTGAAAAGTTGGCTTCATATAGTTTATAGTTCATTTTATGTTATCATTTCAATCTCATTATTCCTCCATTTCTGAACGaatagtttttatttaaatcaatttgtGAACAAtcatatctaaaaaaaatgtttaatctactgctaatatgttttatttaaatgtatcaataaaaaaattatttttgtaggtatgaatattcatatttaacattgtttgttaaaatgaaacaagCAAACATGAAGGAgcacatattttaataacgccATATTAACAATGTATactatttatgaaaatatttgttataaaatctTGAGCTGATTAAGTACTGTAAGAATAAGGTATGCGAATATTGGTTTGTAAAAAATCTGACTGTATTCATGTGATATGAACAATTGATGTATAGATACTCGTTAAtttgcaaaaagaaatattacaaggtatcatatttttcttattagaaTCACGAGTGCTTTTCACCTTTTAAGGATATTAGTTACAtttgtatgaatattaaaagtatttcttACCTGTACAAGATATATTCTTCCATTCTccaataacatttattaatacaatttattgttataattactATCATCGTGTAAACAATAACTAgcatttaatttaacttctGAAAATATGATCatcaatgaaagaaaattaataacatttattctaaaattttgtttaattatcgAGTATCTACAGAAACAAACGTC
This sequence is a window from Bombus pyrosoma isolate SC7728 linkage group LG10, ASM1482585v1, whole genome shotgun sequence. Protein-coding genes within it:
- the LOC122571726 gene encoding arfGAP with SH3 domain, ANK repeat and PH domain-containing protein isoform X6, translating into MPRSSVVRDENFNAMTFFATRVLKRCAIDFRFPDKSDTVSTVSFIALLASFAITTRGFKEVKSGCGERYDFLVFFEIMKRAMRNEGLQRSFIHGRTQSFAKRFHTFGHERTRRRSSSAGSNVRTCFIGLPLPLCWHDENVSQTLDFDRDGLTKLKKAIKAIHNSGNAHVDNEVYLGRALERLGDAALKEQEPDIGAAFLKFAVVTKELSALMKTLMQNINNIVMFPLDSVLKGDLRGVKGDLKRPFEKAWKDYEAKYAKIEKEKKQHAKEAGLIRTEVTPAEIADEMEKERRLFQLQMCEYLIKVNEIKTKKGIELLQHLVEYYHAQTNYFQDGLKTIEHFGSYVADLSVKLQKIRQTQDEERRRLTELRNLLRSSGCDKELNVNANAGYSLHQLQGDKQHGVTRSGHLLKKSEGKMRRVWQKRRCAVQAEGYLDICHADENKPPTRVNLLTCQIKLVPDDKRGFDLISYNRTYHFQAEDEPDQRAWMSVLVNCKERALLRAFDASGKAEAGTGNPSLVELQQAVIRCVMRLPGNDQCCDCSSQNDATWLSTNFGIIVCIECSGIHRDLGVHISRIQSLTLDNVGTAQLLLARHMTNQAFNEVMEATLHHNHKPTPTSTMEERYEFIRAKYVDKRYVMNTCADERDLLSDLEHAVNNRDLQQLLQVYAENVDLAAPLPTSDLGETALHLAILREMGNSLHIIDFLVQNMSTGGIDRTTIDGETALHLCARHDRAEAMKLLLRSGADPTHRNKQDKTPLDIAQEMGHHTCKELLSHALQRQKTLFDNVNIDWNLSHDEGSTDFSDDETIIEDRNGCLTPEKKSRSRPPSYVGGGGSGGGTGSGDSPVTLRSRSSTCDSLQSGSSPSSSTNRQQMPPPPPPQSRKPVVVPAPMAPDISVNIHGSLKKRVAPPPPPAGSTGGIPSSHYGTLPSSASLAASTHSRTTSEPILAGHSLHTLPHALNTLNSQHHKRSPSGDSSTGHGTDKVNSSTLQRPRNPPPPAPSGINSSRLSNGRSSESLSSMCSDHGLGNPIPPPRKPTSSTLSGLRRCRALYDCEADNEDELSFREGEVIIVTNEQTDDDNWMEGALERAPERRGMFPISFVHMLQD
- the LOC122571726 gene encoding arfGAP with SH3 domain, ANK repeat and PH domain-containing protein isoform X13: MPGLIAVSEFVEETREDYNSPTTSTFVSRMPQCRQTITSLEETLDFDRDGLTKLKKAIKAIHNSGNAHVDNEVYLGRALERLGDAALKEQEPDIGAAFLKFAVVTKELSALMKTLMQNINNIVMFPLDSVLKGDLRGVKGDLKRPFEKAWKDYEAKYAKIEKEKKQHAKEAGLIRTEVTPAEIADEMEKERRLFQLQMCEYLIKVNEIKTKKGIELLQHLVEYYHAQTNYFQDGLKTIEHFGSYVADLSVKLQKIRQTQDEERRRLTELRNLLRSSGCDKELNVNANAGYSLHQLQGDKQHGVTRSGHLLKKSEGKMRRVWQKRRCAVQAEGYLDICHADENKPPTRVNLLTCQIKLVPDDKRGFDLISYNRTYHFQAEDEPDQRAWMSVLVNCKERALLRAFDASGKAEAGTGNPSLVELQQAVIRCVMRLPGNDQCCDCSSQNDATWLSTNFGIIVCIECSGIHRDLGVHISRIQSLTLDNVGTAQLLLARHMTNQAFNEVMEATLHHNHKPTPTSTMEERYEFIRAKYVDKRYVMNTCADERDLLSDLEHAVNNRDLQQLLQVYAENVDLAAPLPTSDLGETALHLAILREMGNSLHIIDFLVQNMSTGGIDRTTIDGETALHLCARHDRAEAMKLLLRSGADPTHRNKQDKTPLDIAQEMGHHTCKELLSHALQRQKTLFDNVNIDWNLSHDEGSTDFSDDETIIEDRNGCLTPEKKSRSRPPSYVGGGGSGGGTGSGDSPVTLRSRSSTCDSLQSGSSPSSSTNRQQMPPPPPPQSRKPVVVPAPMAPDISVNIHGSLKKRVAPPPPPAGSTGGIPSSHYGTLPSSASLAASTHSRTTSEPILAGHSLHTLPHALNTLNSQHHKRSPSGDSSTGHGTDKVNSSTLQRPRNPPPPAPSGINSSRLSNGRSSESLSSMCSDHGLGNPIPPPRKRRDRARLESYAEEPSSLLPNLNLPTSSTLSGLRRCRALYDCEADNEDELSFREGEVIIVTNEQTDDDNWMEGALERAPERRGMFPISFVHMLQD
- the LOC122571726 gene encoding arfGAP with SH3 domain, ANK repeat and PH domain-containing protein isoform X18 → MPGLIAVSEFVEETREDYNSPTTSTFVSRMPQCRQTITSLEETLDFDRDGLTKLKKAIKAIHNSGNAHVDNEVYLGRALERLGDAALKEQEPDIGAAFLKFAVVTKELSALMKTLMQNINNIVMFPLDSVLKGDLRGVKGDLKRPFEKAWKDYEAKYAKIEKEKKQHAKEAGLIRTEVTPAEIADEMEKERRLFQLQMCEYLIKVNEIKTKKGIELLQHLVEYYHAQTNYFQDGLKTIEHFGSYVADLSVKLQKIRQTQDEERRRLTELRNLLRSSGCDKELNVNANAGYSLHQLQGDKQHGVTRSGHLLKKSEGKMRRVWQKRRCAVQAEGYLDICHADENKPPTRVNLLTCQIKLVPDDKRGFDLISYNRTYHFQAEDEPDQRAWMSVLVNCKERALLRAFDASGKAEAGTGNPSLVELQQAVIRCVMRLPGNDQCCDCSSQNDATWLSTNFGIIVCIECSGIHRDLGVHISRIQSLTLDNVGTAQLLLARHMTNQAFNEVMEATLHHNHKPTPTSTMEERYEFIRAKYVDKRYVMNTCADERDLLSDLEHAVNNRDLQQLLQVYAENVDLAAPLPTSDLGETALHLAILREMGNSLHIIDFLVQNMSTGGIDRTTIDGETALHLCARHDRAEAMKLLLRSGADPTHRNKQDKTPLDIAQEMGHHTCKELLSHALQRQKTLFDNVNIDWNLSHDEGSTDFSDDETIIEDRNGCLTPEKKSRSRPPSYVGGGGSGGGTGSGDSPVTLRSRSSTCDSLQSGSSPSSSTNRQQMPPPPPPQSRKPVVVPAPMAPDISVNIHGSLKKRVAPPPPPAGSTGGIPSSHYGTLPSSASLAASTHSRTTSEPILAGHSLHTLPHALNTLNSQHHKRSPSGDSSTGHGTDKVNSSTLQRPRNPPPPAPSGINSSRLSNGRSSESLSSMCSDHGLGNPIPPPRKPTSSTLSGLRRCRALYDCEADNEDELSFREGEVIIVTNEQTDDDNWMEGALERAPERRGMFPISFVHMLQD
- the LOC122571726 gene encoding arfGAP with SH3 domain, ANK repeat and PH domain-containing protein isoform X12; protein product: MPGLIAVSEFVEETREDYNSPTTSTFVSRMPQCRQTITSLEETLDFDRDGLTKLKKAIKAIHNSGNAHVDNEVYLGRALERLGDAALKEQEPDIGAAFLKFAVVTKELSALMKTLMQNINNIVMFPLDSVLKGDLRGVKGDLKRPFEKAWKDYEAKYAKIEKEKKQHAKEAGLIRTEVTPAEIADEMEKERRLFQLQMCEYLIKVNEIKTKKGIELLQHLVEYYHAQTNYFQDGLKTIEHFGSYVADLSVKLQKIRQTQDEERRRLTELRNLLRSSGCDKELNVNANAGYSLHQLQGDKQHGVTRSGHLLKKSEGKMRRVWQKRRCAVQAEGYLDICHADENKPPTRVNLLTCQIKLVPDDKRGFDLISYNRTYHFQAEDEPDQRAWMSVLVNCKERALLRAFDASGKAEAGTGNPSLVELQQAVIRCVMRLPGNDQCCDCSSQNDATWLSTNFGIIVCIECSGIHRDLGVHISRIQSLTLDNVGTAQLLLARHMTNQAFNEVMEATLHHNHKPTPTSTMEERYEFIRAKYVDKRYVMNTCADERDLLSDLEHAVNNRDLQQLLQVYAENVDLAAPLPTSDLGETALHLAILREMGNSLHIIDFLVQNMSTGGIDRTTIDGETALHLCARHDRAEAMKLLLRSGADPTHRNKQDKTPLDIAQEMGHHTCKELLSHALQRQKTLFDNVNIDWNLSHDEGSTDFSDDETIIEDRNGCLTPEKKSRSRPPSYVGGGGSGGGTGSGDSPVTLRSRSSTCDSLQSGSSPSSSTNRQQMPPPPPPQSRKPVVVPAPMAPDISVNIHGSLKKRVAPPPPPAGSTGGIPSSHYGTLPSSASLAASTHSRTTSEPILAGHSLHTLPHALNTLNSQHHKRSPSGDSSTGHGAFENSRKLLYELPSSSGTDKVNSSTLQRPRNPPPPAPSGINSSRLSNGRSSESLSSMCSDHGLGNPIPPPRKRRDRARLESYAEEPSSLLPNLNLPTSSTLSGLRRCRALYDCEADNEDELSFREGEVIIVTNEQTDDDNWMEGALERAPERRGMFPISFVHMLQD
- the LOC122571726 gene encoding arfGAP with SH3 domain, ANK repeat and PH domain-containing protein isoform X4; this encodes MPRSSVVRDENFNAMTFFATRVLKRCAIDFRFPDKSDTVSTVSFIALLASFAITTRGFKEVKSGCGERYDFLVFFEIMKRAMRNEGLQRSFIHGRTQSFAKRFHTFGHERTRRRSSSAGSNVRTCFIGLPLPLCWHDENVSQTLDFDRDGLTKLKKAIKAIHNSGNAHVDNEVYLGRALERLGDAALKEQEPDIGAAFLKFAVVTKELSALMKTLMQNINNIVMFPLDSVLKGDLRGVKGDLKRPFEKAWKDYEAKYAKIEKEKKQHAKEAGLIRTEVTPAEIADEMEKERRLFQLQMCEYLIKVNEIKTKKGIELLQHLVEYYHAQTNYFQDGLKTIEHFGSYVADLSVKLQKIRQTQDEERRRLTELRNLLRSSGCDKELNVNANAGYSLHQLQGDKQHGVTRSGHLLKKSEGKMRRVWQKRRCAVQAEGYLDICHADENKPPTRVNLLTCQIKLVPDDKRGFDLISYNRTYHFQAEDEPDQRAWMSVLVNCKERALLRAFDASGKAEAGTGNPSLVELQQAVIRCVMRLPGNDQCCDCSSQNDATWLSTNFGIIVCIECSGIHRDLGVHISRIQSLTLDNVGTAQLLLARHMTNQAFNEVMEATLHHNHKPTPTSTMEERYEFIRAKYVDKRYVMNTCADERDLLSDLEHAVNNRDLQQLLQVYAENVDLAAPLPTSDLGETALHLAILREMGNSLHIIDFLVQNMSTGGIDRTTIDGETALHLCARHDRAEAMKLLLRSGADPTHRNKQDKTPLDIAQEMGHHTCKELLSHALQRQKTLFDNVNIDWNLSHDEGSTDFSDDETIIEDRNGCLTPEKKSRSRPPSYVGGGGSGGGTGSGDSPVTLRSRSSTCDSLQSGSSPSSSTNRQQMPPPPPPQSRKPVVVPAPMAPDISVNIHGSLKKRVAPPPPPAGSTGGIPSSHYGTLPSSASLAASTHSRTTSEPILAGHSLHTLPHALNTLNSQHHKRSPSGDSSTGHGAFENSRKLLYELPSSSGTDKVNSSTLQRPRNPPPPAPSGINSSRLSNGRSSESLSSMCSDHGLGNPIPPPRKPTSSTLSGLRRCRALYDCEADNEDELSFREGEVIIVTNEQTDDDNWMEGALERAPERRGMFPISFVHMLQD
- the LOC122571726 gene encoding arfGAP with SH3 domain, ANK repeat and PH domain-containing protein isoform X2, which encodes MPRSSVVRDENFNAMTFFATRVLKRCAIDFRFPDKSDTVSTVSFIALLASFAITTRGFKEVKSGCGERYDFLVFFEIMKRAMRNEGLQRSFIHGRTQSFAKRFHTFGHERTRRRSSSAGSNVRTCFIGLPLPLCWHDENTLDFDRDGLTKLKKAIKAIHNSGNAHVDNEVYLGRALERLGDAALKEQEPDIGAAFLKFAVVTKELSALMKTLMQNINNIVMFPLDSVLKGDLRGVKGDLKRPFEKAWKDYEAKYAKIEKEKKQHAKEAGLIRTEVTPAEIADEMEKERRLFQLQMCEYLIKVNEIKTKKGIELLQHLVEYYHAQTNYFQDGLKTIEHFGSYVADLSVKLQKIRQTQDEERRRLTELRNLLRSSGCDKELNVNANAGYSLHQLQGDKQHGVTRSGHLLKKSEGKMRRVWQKRRCAVQAEGYLDICHADENKPPTRVNLLTCQIKLVPDDKRGFDLISYNRTYHFQAEDEPDQRAWMSVLVNCKERALLRAFDASGKAEAGTGNPSLVELQQAVIRCVMRLPGNDQCCDCSSQNDATWLSTNFGIIVCIECSGIHRDLGVHISRIQSLTLDNVGTAQLLLARHMTNQAFNEVMEATLHHNHKPTPTSTMEERYEFIRAKYVDKRYVMNTCADERDLLSDLEHAVNNRDLQQLLQVYAENVDLAAPLPTSDLGETALHLAILREMGNSLHIIDFLVQNMSTGGIDRTTIDGETALHLCARHDRAEAMKLLLRSGADPTHRNKQDKTPLDIAQEMGHHTCKELLSHALQRQKTLFDNVNIDWNLSHDEGSTDFSDDETIIEDRNGCLTPEKKSRSRPPSYVGGGGSGGGTGSGDSPVTLRSRSSTCDSLQSGSSPSSSTNRQQMPPPPPPQSRKPVVVPAPMAPDISVNIHGSLKKRVAPPPPPAGSTGGIPSSHYGTLPSSASLAASTHSRTTSEPILAGHSLHTLPHALNTLNSQHHKRSPSGDSSTGHGAFENSRKLLYELPSSSGTDKVNSSTLQRPRNPPPPAPSGINSSRLSNGRSSESLSSMCSDHGLGNPIPPPRKRRDRARLESYAEEPSSLLPNLNLPTSSTLSGLRRCRALYDCEADNEDELSFREGEVIIVTNEQTDDDNWMEGALERAPERRGMFPISFVHMLQD